In the Caballeronia sp. LZ062 genome, one interval contains:
- a CDS encoding LysR family transcriptional regulator produces MNQIHAMRVFVRVADTESFRRAAQQLDVSNALVTRAIAMLEAHLRTRLINRTTRNLSLTEAGTRYLEGCRALLEELDHLESAVTHTEGEPSGTLRVVASSALSLLTLTPLIDGFRQLYPKVNVRLTLAERHVDLVEDGYDVGIVAAFMVSSTALVERPIGVSALIPVATPAFLAEHGMPAAPSDLQSMPSIALPNDIRSSSWHFRHRLGSSEQVTLSAVYSVNSALMVRLATLRSMGFSILPEGIVADDINDGTLVRLLPDYSVDDPEMKLSIVYPGRQYLPAKTRFFIDYALERLTKEVNAANTKPDDIYRKTPAAFQTSGANVSVTSGSPTTH; encoded by the coding sequence ATGAACCAGATTCATGCAATGCGCGTTTTTGTGCGGGTCGCCGATACCGAAAGTTTTCGGCGTGCCGCCCAGCAACTCGACGTTTCGAATGCGCTCGTTACTCGCGCAATTGCGATGCTAGAAGCGCATCTTCGAACACGCCTCATTAACCGCACTACTCGCAATCTTTCATTGACCGAAGCCGGCACACGCTATCTCGAAGGGTGCCGCGCATTACTCGAAGAACTGGATCATCTGGAATCGGCCGTTACGCATACCGAAGGCGAACCCAGCGGAACTTTGCGTGTCGTGGCATCGAGCGCGCTTTCGCTGCTCACCTTGACGCCGCTTATCGACGGCTTCCGCCAGCTTTATCCGAAGGTGAATGTGCGTCTCACACTCGCAGAACGTCACGTCGATCTTGTCGAGGACGGATACGACGTCGGTATCGTCGCGGCGTTCATGGTGTCGAGCACGGCGCTTGTCGAACGGCCCATCGGCGTGAGCGCGCTGATTCCGGTCGCCACGCCCGCGTTCCTGGCCGAGCACGGCATGCCTGCGGCGCCGTCCGACCTGCAGAGCATGCCGTCGATCGCGCTGCCCAACGACATTCGCAGTTCGTCGTGGCATTTCAGGCATCGCCTTGGGTCGTCGGAACAGGTGACGCTTTCGGCGGTCTACTCCGTCAACAGCGCGCTCATGGTCCGTCTCGCGACGCTGCGCAGCATGGGCTTCTCGATCCTTCCGGAAGGCATCGTCGCCGACGACATCAACGACGGCACGCTCGTGCGCCTGTTGCCCGACTATTCGGTCGACGACCCGGAAATGAAGTTGTCGATCGTCTATCCGGGGCGGCAGTACCTGCCCGCGAAGACGCGCTTTTTCATCGACTACGCACTTGAGAGACTGACCAAGGAAGTCAACGCCGCGAACACCAAGCCCGACGATATCTATCGCAAGACGCCGGCGGCTTTTCAGACCTCAGGCGCAAACGTTAGCGTGACCTCGGGAAGCCCCACGACGCACTGA
- a CDS encoding 2-hydroxyacid dehydrogenase, producing the protein MANTNSRSDPPRLILFSARQYDADTFRQANEAFGVELDFQEAHLDAQTAILAQGYTAVCPFVNDSVDEAVLEKLHAGGTRLLALRSAGFNHVDLNAAKRLGITVTRVPAYSPHAVAEHAAGMILTLNRRLHRAVARTREGDFSLTGLLGFDLHGKTVGVIGTGIIGRVFGNIMAGFGMRVLAYDPGPPAQDLLERGARYVELDELLANSDIVSLHCPLLPSTYHLIDERALASMKPGAMLINTGRGGLVESNALVGALKSGQLGHLGLDVYEEEGGLFFEDHSDRLLQDDVLARLLTFPNVIITAHQAFFTREALVEIATTTLGNVKAWLDGAPRNVVDAPAA; encoded by the coding sequence ATGGCAAACACAAACTCCCGCTCAGACCCGCCCCGTCTCATTCTTTTCAGCGCCCGTCAGTACGACGCCGACACCTTCAGGCAGGCCAACGAGGCCTTCGGCGTCGAACTGGACTTTCAGGAAGCGCATCTCGACGCCCAGACGGCCATCCTCGCGCAAGGCTACACGGCCGTTTGCCCGTTCGTGAACGACAGCGTGGACGAAGCCGTGCTCGAGAAGCTGCACGCGGGCGGCACGCGTCTTCTCGCGCTGCGCTCGGCGGGTTTCAATCACGTCGATCTGAATGCGGCGAAGCGCCTCGGCATCACGGTGACGCGCGTGCCCGCGTATTCGCCGCATGCGGTCGCGGAACACGCGGCCGGCATGATCCTCACGCTGAACCGGCGGCTGCATCGCGCGGTCGCCCGCACGCGCGAAGGCGACTTCTCGCTCACCGGCCTGCTCGGCTTCGACCTGCACGGCAAGACCGTCGGCGTGATCGGCACGGGCATCATCGGGCGCGTGTTCGGCAACATCATGGCGGGCTTCGGCATGCGGGTTCTCGCCTACGATCCCGGCCCGCCCGCGCAAGACCTGCTGGAACGCGGCGCGCGCTATGTCGAACTCGACGAACTGCTCGCGAACTCGGACATCGTGTCGCTGCACTGCCCGCTTTTGCCGTCCACGTATCACCTGATCGACGAACGCGCGCTCGCCAGCATGAAGCCGGGCGCCATGCTCATCAACACGGGGCGCGGCGGACTGGTCGAAAGCAATGCGCTCGTCGGCGCGCTCAAGAGCGGCCAGCTCGGCCATCTGGGGCTCGACGTGTACGAGGAAGAAGGCGGCCTCTTCTTCGAGGATCATTCGGACCGCCTGCTGCAGGACGACGTGCTCGCCCGGCTGCTCACGTTTCCGAACGTCATCATCACGGCGCATCAGGCGTTCTTCACGCGCGAGGCGCTCGTCGAAATCGCCACGACGACGCTCGGCAACGTGAAAGCATGGCTAGACGGCGCGCCGCGCAATGTGGTCGACGCGCCGGCTGCGTGA
- a CDS encoding plasmid fertility inhibition factor family protein, which yields MDTMVASTAAEAVWIVRLTSHPQYDFVRLKRVFSEPGSRHQVVLVDVKRLLQCADRDDTDYVLKAVDDWHAGKVRGIREFLDPDNPRVPEMPYVTISVRRGEGLLGLLGVHREGVVAFRNGQHRARYMAHAGALCMPVEVHEREADLLRAMCAAPGDPVAEYGEV from the coding sequence ATGGACACGATGGTTGCGTCGACTGCCGCGGAAGCGGTCTGGATCGTCAGGCTCACGAGCCACCCGCAATATGACTTCGTGCGCCTGAAGCGGGTCTTCTCCGAGCCGGGTTCGCGCCATCAGGTCGTACTGGTCGATGTGAAGCGGCTTTTGCAGTGCGCCGACCGCGACGACACGGACTATGTGCTCAAAGCGGTCGACGACTGGCACGCGGGCAAGGTGCGCGGCATCCGCGAATTCCTCGACCCCGACAATCCGCGCGTGCCCGAAATGCCGTACGTGACCATCAGCGTGCGCCGCGGGGAAGGCTTGCTCGGGCTGCTCGGCGTGCATCGGGAGGGCGTCGTGGCGTTTCGCAACGGACAGCATCGCGCGCGCTACATGGCGCACGCCGGCGCGCTCTGCATGCCGGTCGAAGTACACGAGCGCGAGGCCGATCTTTTGCGCGCCATGTGCGCGGCGCCGGGGGATCCGGTCGCGGAGTACGGCGAAGTCTGA
- a CDS encoding ligase-associated DNA damage response exonuclease — MNHSADLIVARPEGLFCPPGNFYIDPWRPVERAVITHAHADHARFGHARYLTAEAGRGVLLSRLPGIDVQGLAYGERIDVNGVRVSLHPAGHVLGSAQVRVEHGGRVWVASGDYKVEPDPTCAPFEPVRCDTFITESTFGLPIYRWEPSRAVFEGIDSWWRHNAAEGRASVLFCYSFGKAQRLLAGIDAGIGPIFCHGAVEPLNRAYRESGVALPETRLVSEIAARDKAAFQGALIVAPPSAQGSTWMRRFGDYSDAFASGWMRLRGTRRRKGVDRGFVLSDHADWPGLQTAIGATGAERVIVTHGQIEPMVRWLCEQGLDAGAFKTEYGDDAIEADTAADTTTETPPQ, encoded by the coding sequence GTGAACCATTCCGCCGATCTCATCGTCGCGCGTCCCGAGGGCCTCTTCTGTCCGCCGGGCAACTTCTATATCGATCCGTGGCGGCCCGTGGAGCGCGCGGTCATCACGCACGCCCACGCCGATCACGCGCGCTTCGGCCACGCGCGCTATCTCACGGCCGAAGCGGGACGCGGCGTGCTGCTCTCGCGGCTGCCGGGCATCGACGTGCAGGGGCTGGCTTACGGCGAGCGCATCGACGTGAACGGCGTTCGCGTGTCGCTGCATCCGGCGGGCCACGTGCTCGGTTCGGCGCAAGTGCGCGTCGAGCATGGCGGGCGCGTGTGGGTCGCATCCGGCGATTACAAGGTGGAGCCCGATCCGACCTGCGCGCCGTTCGAGCCGGTTCGCTGCGATACCTTCATCACCGAATCGACCTTCGGCCTGCCGATCTACCGATGGGAACCGTCGCGCGCCGTGTTCGAAGGCATCGACTCATGGTGGCGGCACAACGCGGCAGAAGGACGCGCGTCGGTGCTCTTCTGCTATTCGTTCGGCAAGGCGCAGCGGCTGCTCGCGGGCATCGACGCGGGCATCGGCCCGATCTTCTGTCACGGCGCGGTTGAGCCGCTCAATCGCGCGTACCGTGAGTCGGGCGTCGCGCTGCCGGAGACGCGGCTCGTAAGCGAGATCGCCGCGCGCGACAAGGCGGCGTTTCAGGGCGCGCTGATCGTCGCGCCGCCGTCCGCGCAGGGCAGCACATGGATGCGCCGTTTCGGCGATTACAGCGATGCCTTCGCCTCCGGCTGGATGCGCCTGCGCGGCACGCGGCGGCGCAAGGGCGTGGACCGCGGTTTCGTGCTGTCGGATCACGCGGACTGGCCCGGCCTGCAAACGGCCATCGGCGCGACGGGCGCGGAACGCGTGATCGTCACGCACGGCCAGATCGAGCCGATGGTGCGCTGGCTGTGCGAACAAGGACTCGACGCGGGCGCGTTCAAAACCGAATACGGCGACGACGCGATCGAAGCCGACACCGCTGCCGACACCACCACGGAGACGCCGCCGCAATGA